The Leptospira neocaledonica DNA window GTATTTGAAATACCATGTCCGATAAGTGTACGGATGGTCCACGGAAAATCCTGAAAAAGGAATTTTTTTAGAAGGAAAAATGGGAGATTTAAGAAGGGAAGGGAGAAGGTATAAATCCTTCTCCCTTGTTCAATTAAGCGTTGTCTCTGGAAATTCCAGCGATTACCAAAGCTCCGCCCAAAAGACCTAAGTCTTTTAACGTATTGATAGTAGAGGATATATCTCCTTTAATTGCTCCCGGCAAGTGTAGAAGAGCGATATAAATTCCTAAAAGTACTGCCAATAGGATCATAGCAAGTTTGGTTTTTTTATTTATAAAAATACTGACAGAAGCTGCGATCATGGCTGCTCCAGTTACATAGATCCAAATCACTCCTCCTGGAACAGGAACCATTCCTGCCATTTGACTTCCGGCTACAAAATGATTGATCCCAAAAAGTAGGAACGGGACAGCGTATACGTATTTCCCGATTGTTTGCATAAAAATTTTCTCCTCGAGTTTGATCGAAAATTGCTTTCGCAAAGCGACCGTTAATTAGTATGGATGATTCCGCCTCACGCAAGGAGAAAATGGATTGGATCTCGGAAAAAAAAACGATCTTCCCCAAGGTTGGAGATTAGTCGGTCTTGAAGATTTGCAAATCCTGATCCAAATGGAAAAAACAGTTTTTGGAAATTCTTCCTGGTCCAATTATTCCATCCAAAGCCATATCGAAAATCATCCCGCCTGGATTAAAGAAGATGTAGGTTATATATTTTATATGGACCTCGTTGATTTTTCGGAATTATTACGAATAGGAATCTTACCTGAAAAACGTAAAAAAGGAGAAGCAGAATCCATTCTAAAAACTCTCTGCGATCTATTTCCAAAGGTTATTTTAGAAGTTTCTAATTTGAATTCTTCCGCTATTTCCTTATATTCTAAATTAGGTTTTATAGAATCGGGAAGAAGAAAATCTTATTACGGTCCGGGAGAGGATGCGATCTTGATGGAGAAGTTCCGCTAAAAGGGAGACGATTTTTTGATTACTCTGATCTGCACTAGTTGTTGATTGGAAAAT harbors:
- a CDS encoding DoxX family protein, giving the protein MQTIGKYVYAVPFLLFGINHFVAGSQMAGMVPVPGGVIWIYVTGAAMIAASVSIFINKKTKLAMILLAVLLGIYIALLHLPGAIKGDISSTINTLKDLGLLGGALVIAGISRDNA
- a CDS encoding GNAT family N-acetyltransferase — protein: MDLGKKNDLPQGWRLVGLEDLQILIQMEKTVFGNSSWSNYSIQSHIENHPAWIKEDVGYIFYMDLVDFSELLRIGILPEKRKKGEAESILKTLCDLFPKVILEVSNLNSSAISLYSKLGFIESGRRKSYYGPGEDAILMEKFR